One Candida dubliniensis CD36 chromosome 1, complete sequence genomic region harbors:
- a CDS encoding eukaryotic translation initiation factor 3 135kDa subunit (eIF p135), putative (Similar to C. albicans CLU1;~Similar to S. cerevisiae TIF31) encodes MSTEEKIEETQQQQDPVPAKELLLKVQLPAFFNVGDDLTIPSSYEENITDLKQALNIIVVCRNLTNYSILIKGIDIVENFGEMITFEQIISHFELGEEVSELKIVIKEKSYNLANIYEQISRFREVIGLHYIDKISNDIGSSGGVSKFNGIQLDDIKPKEPKEKSTKENKEEEGEEKSKQQEEISISQEEVSTISDFAKQFTSESFDGDFTKLTNFDEVNGKIKIPIKSLTISQWSPVPPFQQAKGDLLYLSLQTLEHETFNVTCHFSGFFVNKSSTVNFNPAIKVNEKGKFNKSYLLYDLISQLSPLFSKTIAENEVNLSDSTKYPETYLLPGNSFPAYPWLVNEKDLKNVPDLSRSQLSSLINGVDGADYIKDWNNDIQSIKELPATTVQERIIREKLVQKSLFEFNKTATETAINIIKGNITPLNPDESSDRFIYLRNGIFYSSGTSTVDGFETTGGEEASRYVASKDLTGIKLINRHDIRGISSLVTCIVDYMGKRVVCQAPVPGILDTPVVTSTDGETEEPVEKVVYGLSSDGTKILEDKTFEESLKLIGEFFHLKPHQVQLSDDVKTESKLVVSKDTKGLKGTDGRKYVIDLYRTTPRDIEFIEQHFKLDDETSYPHGEALIRHEAVNEWWRRKVAVLFKKETENLEKEGKLDNKDQENKPQIAIPTDKVVFNPDSFSTENEDEQDREEVREISKFIKEKLVEEFLDEIKDQVIPFDGKQLTDALHRSGINMRYLGYIAERLVANKEKHLADLEELIKENEAQAEKKRKEQEEKENKGEATESEDKKEEKEEEKEKEEEEEEEEEAPTKATYQLTLANYSTLHRIIIQEMISRAVKHILRSLTKSLPSYLVSTAIAHFHNCLLGGAINSTPQVEIDEIYKSFCSESEIEFTKLTHEDVIQLVSKEVFSRFRYNLSQDWINTVHLPQLFREIAFKYGIQWKSQNYPFTKEEFETHNKQIQVQVIETKSSKKSKKKTQVATKKSIERSSIFIADDIVGFVPIIKDSSYKSTIVDEIYNNARSHLAQGNKEMGMALFNELLAINESIYGKVNPETARFYNLVAQVYQELGYDTEAALIGRKAVILCERSCGFDSYDTITAYMNSAYYESSNDQYLNSLKLYKEAMNTWSLVYGKDHPTLINTLTNLSESLLKIRAYDSALQLLEEALEITKKLNGEISEITGFIYYRIANIVVSLNKFKESKELFDKAYDIFLKLLGPDDSMTKQVAKYVSSVTLYVEYLKRQQQETQKKTKTKVTSGNNTNSNNNTSTITPTANKNGKKSKKNNTPPQPNPEIANQSVEEILRFIEGKPSGSKKSNNKKK; translated from the coding sequence ATGTCTACTGAAGAAAAGATTGAAGAAacacagcaacaacaggaCCCAGTTCCAGCTAAGGAACTCTTGTTGAAAGTCCAATTGCCCgcttttttcaatgttgGTGATGATTTAACTATTCCATCAAGTTACGAAGAAAATATTACTGATTTAAAACAAGctttaaatataattgttgtATGTAGAAACTTGACTAACTATTCAATATTGATTAAAGGAATTGATATCGTTGAAAATTTTGGTGAAATGATTACTtttgaacaaattatttCTCATTTTGAATTAGGTGAGGAAGTATCGGAATTGAAGATTGtcatcaaagaaaaatcataCAATTTGGCAAATATTTATGAACAAATTAGTAGATTTAGAGAAGTCATTGGGTTGCATTACATTGATAAGATTTCAAATGACATTGGCTCTTCCGGTGGTGTTTCTAAATTTAATGGTATACAATTAGATGATATTAAACCTAAAGAACCAAAGGAAAAGTCAactaaagaaaacaaagaagaagaaggggAAGAGAAActgaaacaacaagaagaaatatcTATTCTGCAAGAAGAAGTTTCCACCATTTCTGATTTTGCTAAACAATTCACTTCCGAATCATTTGATGGTGATTTCACTAAACTTACTAATTTTGATGAAGTCAATggtaaaattaaaattccAATCAAATCTTTAACTATTTCTCAATGGTCTCCAGTTCCACCTTTCCAACAAGCAAAAggtgatttattatatttgtcTTTACAAACTTTAGAACATGAAACATTTAATGTTACTTGTCATTTTTCAGGATTTTTCGTCAACAAGTCATCAACTGTTAATTTCAACCCAGCTATCAAAGTCAATGAAAAGggtaaattcaataaatcatatttgttatatgatttaatttctcaATTGTCCCCACTTTTCAGTAAAACAATTGCTGAAAATGAAGTCAATTTATCTGATTCGACAAAATATCCAGAAACATATTTATTACCAGGAAACTCATTCCCAGCATATCCATGGTTAGTCAATGAAAAAGACCTTAAAAACGTTCCTGATTTGTCTAGATCTCAATTATCATCTCTTATTAATGGTGTTGATGGGGCTGATTATATCAAGGATTGGAATAATgatattcaatcaattaaagaattacCAGCAACTACAGTTCAAGAACGTATTATTCGAGAAAAATTGGTTCAGAAATCcttatttgaattcaacaaaACTGCTACCGAAACCGCaataaatatcattaaGGGAAATATTACCCCTTTAAATCCTGATGAAAGCTCGGAtagatttatttatttaagaAATGGGATTTTTTATTCTAGTGGTACTTCCACAGTTGATGGATTTGAAACTACTGGAGGTGAAGAAGCTTCTAGATATGTTGCATCTAAAGATTTAACTGGtatcaaattgatcaatcGTCATGATATTAGAGGTATTTCTAGTTTGGTCACTtgtattgttgattatATGGGTAAAAGAGTTGTTTGCCAAGCTCCTGTTCCAGGTATTTTAGATACCCCTGTAGTAACATCAACTGATGGTGAAACTGAAGAACCAGTGGAAAAAGTTGTTTATGGTTTATCAAGTGATGGCACTAAAATCCTTGAAGACAAAACATTTGAAGAATCATTGAAACTAATTGGGGAATTTTTCCATTTGAAACCTCATCAAGTTCAATTATCTGATGATGTGAAAACTGAATCTAAATTAGTTGTTTCAAAAGATACTAAAGGATTAAAGGGAACTGATGGAAGAAAATATGTCATTGATTTATACCGTACTACTCCTCgtgatattgaatttattgaacaACATTTCAAATTAGATGATGAAACTTCCTATCCTCATGGTGAAGCATTAATTAGACATGAAGCAGTTAATGAATGGTGGAGACGTAAAGTTGCTGTATTATTCAAAAAGGAAACagaaaatttggaaaaagaAGGTAAATTGGATAATAAAgatcaagaaaataaaccaCAAATTGCCATTCCTACAGATAAAGTTGTTTTCAACCCTGATTCATTCTCCACTGAGAATGAAGATGAACAAGATCGTGAAGAAGTTAGagaaatttccaaatttattaaagaaaaattggtcGAAGAATTCTTGgatgaaattaaagatCAAGTTATTCCATTTGATGGTAAACAATTGACTGATGCTTTACATAGAAGTGGTATTAATATGAGATACTTGGGTTATATTGCTGAACGTTTGGTAGccaacaaagaaaaacatTTAGCCGATCTTGAAGAGCttatcaaagaaaatgaagCACAAGCAGAAAAGAAACgtaaagaacaagaagaaaaggaaaacaaAGGAGAAGCTACCGAATCTGAAGACAAAAAGgaagagaaagaagaagaaaaagaaaaagaagaagaagaagaagaagaagaagaagctCCAACCAAAGCTACTTACCAATTGACTTTGGCAAACTATTCTACTCTTCATAGAATCATTATTCAAGAAATGATTTCCAGAGCTGTTAAACATATCTTGAGAAGCTTAACTAAATCTCTTCCAAGTTATTTGGTTTCAACGGCAATTGCTCATTTCCATAATTGTTTACTTGGAGGTGCAATTAATTCGACACCACAAGTTGAAATTGACGAAATCTACAAGAGCTTCTGTTCAGAGTCGGAAATTGAATTCACTAAATTAACTCATGAAGATGTTATCCAATTGGTTTCTAAAGAAGTTTTTTCAAGATTTAGATACAATTTATCACAAGATTGGATTAATACTGTTCATTTACCACAATTGTTTAGAGAAATTGCATTTAAATATGGTATTCAATGGAAATCTCAAAATTATCCTTTCaccaaagaagaatttgaaaccCATAACAAACAAATCCAAGTTCAAGTCATTGAAaccaaatcatcaaaaaaatcgaaaaagaaaactcaAGTTGCTACTAAAAAATCCATTGAACGTTCATCGATTTTCATTGctgatgatattgttggGTTTGTTCCAATTATTAAAGATTCAAGTTACAAGAGTAccattgttgatgaaatttataataatgcTCGTTCTCATTTGGCCCAAGGCAACAAAGAAATGGGTATGGcattatttaatgaattactTGCCATTAATGAATCTATTTATGGTAAAGTCAATCCTGAAACTGCCagattttataatttggtTGCTCAAGTTTATCAAGAATTGGGTTATGATACCGAAGCTGCTTTGATTGGTCGTAAAGCTGTTATTTTATGTGAAAGATCATGTGGATTTGATTCTTATGATACTATTACTGCCTACATGAACTCGGCTTATTATGAATCTTCAAATGAccaatatttgaattcGTTGAAATTATACAAAGAAGCTATGAACACTTGGTCATTGGTTTATGGTAAAGATCATCCAACTTTGATCAACACATTGACTAATTTATCTGAATCATTACTTAAAATAAGAGCTTATGATAGTGCTcttcaattattagaagaagCATTAGAAATTAccaagaaattaaatggTGAAATTTCCGAAATTACTGGATTCATCTATTACAGAATTGCCAacattgttgtttctttgaataaatttaaagaatCCAAGGAACTTTTCGATAAGGCATATGATatctttttgaaattattaggTCCAGATGATTCAATGACTAAACAAGTTGCTAAATATGTTTCCAGTGTTACATTGTATGTCGAGTATTTAAaaagacaacaacaagaaacacaaaagaaaactaaaactaaagtGACTTCTGGTAATAACACCaatagcaacaacaataccTCAACCATTACTCCAACTGCCAACAAAAATGGTAAAAAATCTAAGAAAAATAACACTCCCCCTCAACCAAATCCAGAAATTGCCAATCAATCCGTTGAGGAAATTTTGAGATTTATTGAAGGTAAACCACTGGGTTCTAAAAAatccaacaacaagaaaaagtaa
- a CDS encoding uncharacterized protein (ubiquitin ligase complex F-box protein, putative): MSSLKEEDHTQDSLGNTIIKPSHKPNNQVPKHPKLTINDLPPEILIQIFTNLDPIYLNTLRLVCKNWNYIINDKELWMKSFQLRFNIPITSSSFPSLSQSSNWMNEYFTRLQVNKNWKRGISVHKTYQIINNEHRFNDITMVDFGMNKILTYDKRYNNISIGKLSDGKNQGFIPGSISGFSTDVLCFDINWNYLVTGMKNGEVILKNLYTSTSASQRSSVTKFDTMEDSPIMDIIMNKDLIISGSYNGNLRCWNLQGKVVKEFRLEEVIYNISSDFKKHIIVNTDRHIFVIDYQAEEIISKIDLGFIINENEPLEYDLLIRSKNKLDVDYGTKKVIICYKSHIQVFYFDNHSHREMKLDQNVEVIDSRFQIATSNKFFNRNTYVVGQDGLLYGNLLSDGSVIIWNVREDSVLITPITQIYPELDHKKYSHGLNHAIARHNLLEITSFAMNGTMLAIGGYNGLTNVYDVFTGKFIREISIKYPARFQHMHNSLVPISSIQLNPSQTDNNGIIICGDAVQYFEFGEIKQPPGKQPQRRQMQKSLNNRGKNESVKKIRDGLEDYDEEKHRQSHADRLLDKYNGNKYEDEDEELMMALALSESMNNSRDASQISVNESLLTPEELVGEGQQDEEEMDEELRRALELSLIEH, from the coding sequence ATGTCTAGCTTAAAGGAGGAAGATCACACACAAGATTCGCTTGGTAATACTATAATCAAACCATCTCATAAACCAAACAACCAAGTACCAAAACATCCTAAATTAACCATCAATGATCTCCCTCCAGAAATACTCATCCAGATATTTACTAATTTGGATCCTATATATCTCAACACATTAAGACTAGTATGCAAAAACTggaattatataattaatgataaagagCTATGGATGAAATCCTTCCAATTAAGATTTAATATCCCCATTACATCTTCTAGTTTCCCTTCACTATCACAATCACTGAATTGGATGAATGAATATTTCACACGATTACAAGTTAATAAGAATTGGAAACGTGGGATATCGGTACACAAAACATaccaaattatcaacaatgaaCATCgatttaatgatattaCAATGGTTGATTTCGGtatgaataaaattttaaCGTATGATAAACGATACAACAATATATCCATTGGAAAATTATCAGATGGCAAAAATCAAGGATTTATACCAGGAAGTATTAGTGGGTTTCTGACCGATGTGTTGtgttttgatattaattGGAATTATTTAGTGACAGGGATGAAAAATGGAGAAGTAATACTTAAAAACTTGTATACTTCGACATCAGCGTCTCAAAGGTCAAGTGTCACCAAATTTGATACTATGGAAGATAGTCCCATAATGGATATCATTATGAACaaagatttgataattagTGGGTCGTATAATGGGAATCTAAGGTGTTGGAATTTACAGGGTAAAGTTGTAAAAGAGTTCAGATTAGAGGAAGTGATATACAATATATCAAGCGATTTTAAAAAACATATAATTGTCAATACAGATCGTCATATATTTGTGATTGATTATCAAGCAGAAGAGATtatatcaaaaattgatttggggtttataatcaatgaaaatgaaCCTTTAGAATATGATTTGTTGATAAGgctgaaaaataaattggatGTTGATTATGGGACTAAGAAAGTTATAATATGTTATAAATCACACATCCAggtattttattttgataatcatAGTCATCgtgaaatgaaattagaCCAAAATGTCGAAGTAATAGATTCCCGATTTCAAATTGCCACTTCCAATAAGTTTTTCAACAGAAATACATATGTTGTTGGACAAGATGGATTACTATATGGTAATTTGTTATCTGATGGCAGTGTAATCATTTGGAATGTAAGAGAGGATTCAGTGTTGATCACTCCTATTACTCAAATTTATCCTGAATTAGATCACAAAAAATATTCTCATGGACTTAATCATGCAATAGCACGACacaatttattagaaaTTACATCTTTTGCAATGAACGGGACCATGTTGGCAATTGGTGGATATAATGGGCTCACCAATGTATATGATGTCTTTACAGGGAAGTTTATTAGagaaatatcaatcaaatatcCAGCAAGATTTCAACATATGCATAATTCCTTAGTACCGATATCgtcaattcaattgaatccaAGCCAAACTGACAACAATGGAATTATTATATGTGGGGATGCTGTTCAATATTTCGAATTTGGCGAAATCAAACAACCACCAGGTAAACAACCACAAAGGCGACAAATGCAAAAGAGTTTAAATAATCGTGGCAAAAATGAATCGGTGAAAAAGATTAGAGATGGACTTGAAGActatgatgaagaaaaacatCGACAGTCACATGCAGACAGGCTATTAGACAAATACAATGGGAATAAATACGAAGACGAAGACGAAGAGTTGATGATGGCGTTGGCATTGAGCGAAAGCATGAACAATAGTCGAGATGCCAGTCAAATATCAGTGAATGAATCGTTGCTAACACCAGAAGAACTTGTTGGTGAAGGTCAgcaagatgaagaagaaatggaTGAAGAACTCAGAAGAGCATTAGAACTTTCATTGATTGAACATTAA
- a CDS encoding ribonuclease P protein component, mitochondrial precursor, putative (Similar to S. cerevisiae RPM2), giving the protein MVFQSFIRFAKYSLSSSSCRSEVRHHFFRSSYPYLNRHHFFKNSISNYNKNFYKSKWWFRSQRNTSNRSKSFLTISDGHYGLYYSMYNHDSERQQQQKDHEKYIKHMILKQLETSDRILGHKSLNSEIFFARNHPHYNHHHRSHHIANCFMGRYNRRQNSDNNGRNHYHRRRCPHHHGFHMKLLLIGFTAKFLISKAMVDTQINLDGIKKFSSKLFSSFAYKPFNYSFASFIRLATVAKNGAISNQKEQELATIVSPQLSNVFTTGIVKRTFATLAHQQQQQQQQKSNEIKTVAEQQKQSQPPSQENITVDTFEQDFLASKVSKIVSVFDTYSSPDDLNIIYPLYQAVKRNDLKLPSIDVYNIVLKSILHRSLNSELTLDSIEGKLTVLLTVYQDILAAGIKPNKETYNIVVTALLNGSLQCLDIPTDNILQYNEVHGKSQEFAQICLELFTSISNQLDLQALLPDLLRLLYNYPQLITPQIIEPFVNSIQVARVSDKDYYLLILELSKYFTQFGLLDKEQTYQVIESAYTKYKSFGKVNPFIAYKKVIASLVNNDFITEASQLLDDVLLDYKESLQFKYRPSKHQISNLIGSFLKAFIMKTNDLAKGYELLVKFNSVAYLPDFPVRFYNYMITKLAENGMHDEMWSVYNRVMVRTDYQNTSTMEMVKHNGKACRDVLLSQSLDESDHEHAFQLIKEILVKEHLIADLDTLNKTFHYLYNAVLHNTTDEEYFNQYYFGLLWQVMETQAKHYKTSTDINDFISHFVQFLTVKVPEILANDERAVLAVIKYNVNLLLNSPFINRAVESFNLQTDNIYGLTLVVRELMKFDDRFPIESQELYMRIVEFETLVIDEFEDSENSYIELTPEMTQFLQDIKMDRDHRLAQLQISNRDQDHDHVLSNSKDLLSTFESDIQPDLTCDIDLSYLLNLNFDKGLPRFLELYNKNHKFNFATWNIIINFEFLDNFNSQFEIQEFLQRIWMTNCEESKKLELLKRLVKYNFEPVINGVGIFVKENKIYNDNELLITLFQTCLKMKDTIDHEIFANDSFFQTIYQTNRNTEWIIAYLNYLVSVKQHEKVASIIDSMEGNLPAPLGHLLLEADLNFDLNKFQTNFKELNITPSNKVHELCLRYDLKSGDLSARQIINKYSKFADKGSITLQELVSFCHVLCSLQSSESIKPYRTGNFESTYILATSLLTARKFDEMVTIIESNETKIDTQKLFGQMISVLIELLPYHNNQTQLMNKFIDTIKLCKILRLGSVSMENFMKIIRFLTEIKSDLLTVILNRFINDGEFADVVTFYFIEVDLFQYKSKLTVLKELYYSMRKLGNEFNVSMINEFCHANGIRFF; this is encoded by the coding sequence ATGGTGTTTCAATCATTTATACGGTTTGCCAAgtattcattatcatcatcatcatgcAGATCAGAAGTTAGACATCACTTTTTCCGAAGTTCTTATCCTTATTTGAATCGACATCATTTCTTCAAGAACCTGATATCTAAttacaataaaaatttttacaaGTCCAAATGGTGGTTCAGGTCACAAAGAAACACTTCTAATAGATCAAAATCGTTTTTAACGATATCAGATGGACATTATGGGTTATATTATTCCATGTATAATCATGATTCCGaaagacaacaacaacaaaaggaTCACGAGAAATACATCAAGCATatgattttaaaacaaCTAGAAACCAGTGATAGAATATTGGGCCATAAGAGCTTAAATTCTGAGATCTTTTTCGCTAGAAATCATCCCCActacaaccaccaccaccgcAGCCATCATATTGCCAACTGCTTTATGGGCAGATATAACAGAAGACAGAATTCCGACAATAATGGACGAAACCATTACCATAGAAGACGCTGTCCACATCATCATGGTTTCCATATGAAATTGCTTTTGATTGGATTCACTGccaaatttttgatttccaaAGCTATGGTCGACACCCAAATCAACCTTGATGGtatcaagaaattttcatctaaattattttcttcctttGCATATAAACCCTTCAATTATTCGTTTGCTTCGTTTATCAGATTGGCAACAGTTGCCAAAAATGGTGCAATCTCCAATcaaaaagaacaagaactTGCTACTATAGTTAGCCCACAATTATCCAATGTTTTCACAACTGGTATTGTTAAAAGGACATTTGCAACACTTGCCcatcagcaacaacaacaacagcaacaaaaaAGCAACGAGATTAAGACTGTTGctgaacaacaaaaacaatcaCAACCACCATCACAAGAAAATATAACTGTTGATACTTTTGAACAAGACTTTTTAGCTTCCAAAGTGTCGAAAATAGTATCTGTATTTGATACTTATTCTAGTCCTGACgatttaaatattatatatcCATTGTATCAGGCTGTGAAACGAAACGATTTGAAATTGCCTTCAATTGACGTATACAATATTGTACTCAAATCTATCTTACACAGAAGTTTGAATAGTGAGTTAACTTTAGACTCTATAGAAGGAAAATTAACTGTGTTGTTGACAGTTTATCAAGATATTCTTGCTGCTGGTATTAAGCCCAACAAAGAGACTTACAATATAGTAGTAACTGCATTATTAAATGGTAGTTTACAATGCTTAGATATACCAACAGATAATATTTTACAATACAATGAAGTCCATGGAAAATCTCAAGAATTTGCCCAGATTTGTCTTGAATTGTTCACATCAATTTCTAATCAATTAGATTTACAAGCGTTGTTACCCGATTTGCTCAGATTATTATACAATTATCCTCAATTGATTACACCACAAATTATTGAACCATTTGTTAATCTGATTCAAGTTGCAAGAGTTTCCGATAAAGactattatttattgatactCGAATTATCCAAGTATTTTACACAATTTGGATTATTAGATAAAGAACAGACATATCAAGTGATTGAATCTGCTTACACTAAATATAAACTGTTTGGTAAAGTTAATCCATTTATTGCTTATAAGAAAGTCATTGCTTCTTTGGtgaataatgattttattacGGAAGCTAGTCAATTATTAGATGATGTTTTACTTGATTATAAAGAATCATTACAATTCAAATATAGACCATCCAAACACCAAATCAGTAATTTGATTGGTAGTTTCCTCAAAGCATTTATTATGAAAACCAACGATTTAGCCAAAGGTTATGAATTATTagtcaaattcaattctgtTGCCTATTTGCCGGATTTCCCCGTTAGGTTCTATAATTACATGATTACAAAATTGGCTGAAAATGGCATGCATGATGAAATGTGGTCAGTGTATAATCGTGTTATGGTAAGGACTGATTATCAAAATACTTCAACTATGGAAATGGTGAAACACAATGGTAAGGCATGTCGTGATGTGTTGCTTTCACAAAGTCTTGATGAAAGTGATCACGAACATGCAttccaattgattaaagaaattttggTAAAGGAACATTTGATTGCTGATTTGGACACATTGAATAAAACTTTccattatttatataatgcTGTACTTCATAATACTACTGATGAAGaatatttcaatcaatattattttggtttattatGGCAAGTTATGGAAACTCAAGCTAAACATTATAAGACTTCTACTGATATAAATGATTTCATATCTcattttgttcaatttcttACAGTCAAAGTTCCTGAAATATTGGCAAATGATGAACGTGCTGTTCTTGCTGTTATCAAATACAATGTTAATTTATTGCTCAATAGTCCATTTATCAACCGAGCAGttgaatcatttaatttacaAACTGATAATATTTATGGATTGACATTAGTGGTACGTGAGTTAATGAAATTCGACGACAGATTCCCCATCGAACTGCAAGAATTATACATgagaattgttgaatttgaaactCTTGTTATTGACGAATTTGAAGATTCAGAAAATTCATACATTGAATTAACCCCAGAGATGACACAATTTTTACAAGATATCAAAATGGATAGGGATCATAGATTAGCACAATTGCAAATTTCAAACCGAGACCAAGACCACGACCACGTTTTATCAAATAGTAAGGATTTGTTATCCACATTTGAATCAGATATTCAACCGGACTTAACATGTGATATCGATTTAAGCTATTTATTGAATCTAAATTTTGACAAAGGATTACCGAGATTTTTAGAGTTGTACAATAAAAAccataaattcaattttgcaacttggaatataattattaattttgaatttttagataattttaattctcAATTTGAAATACAAGAATTTTTGCAACGTATTTGGATGACAAACTGTGAAGAATCTAAGAAACttgaattgttgaaaagaTTGGTTAAATACAATTTTGAACCAGTCATTAATGGAGTGGGTATATTTGTTAAAGAGAATAAGATTTacaatgataatgaattgttAATAACTTTATTCCAAACAtgtttgaaaatgaaagataCAATTGATCATGAGATTTTTGCTAATGATTCATTTTTCCAAACAATTTACCAAACTAATCGTAATACTGAATGGATTATTGCATACTTGAATTATTTAGTCAGTGTTAAACAACATGAAAAGGTTGCATCTATAATTGATTCTATGGAAGGAAATTTACCTGCACCTTTGGGccatttattattagaagcagatttaaattttgatttaaataagTTTCAAACAAACttcaaagaattgaatatcACTCCTTCTAATAAAGTACATGAGTTATGTTTGAGATATGATTTAAAATCTGGAGATTTATCTGCCAGacaaattataaacaaatattcTAAATTCGCTGATAAAGGTTCAATTACTTTACAAGAATTGGTATCTTTTTGTCATGTATTGTGTTCTTTACAATCATCAGAATCTATAAAGCCGTATAGAACTGGTAATTTTGAATCAACTTACATTTTAGCAACTTCATTGTTAACAGCACggaaatttgatgaaatggTCACAATCATCGAATCCAATGAAACCAAAATTGACACccaaaaattatttggtcAAATGATTTCCGTTTTAATTGAGTTGTTGCCCTATCACAATAATCAAACacaattgatgaataaGTTTATTGATACAATTAAATTGTGTAAAATTTTACGATTGGGATCTGTTTCAATGGAGAATTTTATGAAAATCATTAGATTTTTAACCGAGATCAAATCAGATCTTTTAACGGTTATATTAAATCGTTTTATAAATGATGGAGAATTTGCTGATGTTGttactttttattttattgaagTTGATCTTTTCCAATATAAATCGAAATTAACAgtattgaaagaattatattataGTATGAGGAAATTGGGGAATGAGTTTAATGTTTCTAtgattaatgaattttgtCACGCTAATGGGATTAGATTTTTCtaa